In Triticum urartu cultivar G1812 chromosome 6, Tu2.1, whole genome shotgun sequence, the following proteins share a genomic window:
- the LOC125513671 gene encoding pentatricopeptide repeat-containing protein At4g14850-like, whose amino-acid sequence MRSPESISPLLARYAASQSLLLGAHIHAHLLKSGLLGAFRNHLLSFYSKCRLPGSARRVFDETPDPCHVSWSSLVTAYSNNGLPRDALAAFRAMRARGVRCNEFALPIVLKCAPDAGLGVQVHAVAVSTGLSGDIFVANALVAMYGGFGFVDEARRVFDEAARDRNAVSWNGLMSAFVKNDRCSDAVELFGEMVWGGVRPNEFGFSCVVNACTGSRDLEAGRKVHAMVVRTGYDKDVFTANALVDMYSKLGDIHMAAAVFGKVPKTDVVSWNAFISGCVLHGHDQHALELLLQMKSSGLVPNVFTLSSILKACPGAGAFTLGRQIHGFMIKSCADSDDYIGVGLVDMYAKYDLLDDARKVFDWIPRKDLVLWNALISGCSHGGCHGEALSLFCRMRKEGFDINRTTLAAVLKSTASLEAISDITQVHAVAEKIGFLSDSHVVNGLIDSYWKCNCLHYANRVFEEHSSDNIIAFTSMITALSQCDHGEDAIKLFMEMLRKGLEPDPFVLSSLLNACASLSAYEQGKQVHAHLIKRKFMTDVFAGNALVYTYAKCGSIEDADLAFSGLPEKGVVSWSAMIGGLAQHGHGKRALDVFRRMVDERIAPNHITLTSVLCACNHAGLVDEAKRYFSSMKEMFGIDRTEEHYSCMIDLLGRAGKLDDAMELVNSMPFQASAAVWGALLAASRVHRDPELGKLAAEKLFILEPEKSGTHVLLANTYASAGMWDEVAKVRKLMKESKVKKEPAMSWVELKDRVHTFIVGDKSHPRARDIYAKLEELGDLMSKAGYVPNLEVDLHDVDKSEKELLLSHHSERLAVAFALISTPPGAPIRVKKNLRICRDCHVAFKIVSKIVSREIIIRDINRFHHFSDGACSCGDYW is encoded by the coding sequence ATGAGAAGCCCGGAGAGCATCAGCCCGCTCCTCGCCCGCTACGCCGCCTCGCAGTCTCTGCTCCTGGGAGCCCACATCCACGCCCACCTCCTCAAGTCCGGCCTCCTCGGCGCCTTCCGCAACCACCTCCTCTCCTTCTACTCCAAGTGCCGCCTCCCCGGCAGCGCCCGCAGGGTGTTCGACGAAACCCCGGACCCGTGCCACGTCTCCTGGTCCTCGCTCGTCACCGCCTACTCCAACAATGGGCTGCCCCGGGACGCGCTCGCGGCGTTCCGGGCCATGCGCGCGCGAGGCGTCCGCTGCAACGAGTTCGCGCTCCCCATCGTGCTCAAGTGCGCGCCGGACGCCGGGCTCGGCGTGCAGGTGCATGCGGTCGCGGTCTCCACGGGGCTCAGCGGGGACATCTTCGTCGCCAACGCGCTCGTCGCCATGTACGGTGGGTTTGGCTTTGTGGACGAGGCGAGGAGGGTGTTCGACGAGGCCGCCCGCGACCGGAACGCCGTGTCTTGGAACGGCCTGATGTCGGCTTTCGTCAAGAATGACCGATGCAGCGATGCCGTCGAGCTGTTTGGCGAGATGGTGTGGGGCGGGGTACGGCCGAACGAGTTTGGGTTCTCCTGTGTCGTGAATGCCTGCACTGGCTCTAGGGATCTGGAAGCCGGCAGGAAGGTGCACGCCATGGTGGTAAGGACGGGGTATGACAAGGACGTCTTCACTGCCAATGCGTTGGTTGACATGTATTCGAAGCTGGGGGACATTCATATGGCAGCAGCTGTTTTCGGAAAGGTACCCAAGACGGATGTCGTCTCGTGGAATGCTTTCATTTCTGGGTGCGTGCTTCATGGACATGATCAGCATGCACTGGAGCTGTTGCTGCAGATGAAGTCTTCAGGTCTGGTGCCTAACGTGTTCACGTTGTCCAGCATCCTGAAGGCCTGCCCTGGTGCTGGTGCATTCACTCTGGGCCGGCAAATTCACGGGTTCATGATCAAATCCTGTGCGGATTCAGATGACTATATCGGTGTTGGTCTTGTGGATATGTATGCAAAGTATGATCTTTTGGATGATGCGAGGAAGGTGTTCGACTGGATCCCTCGAAAGGATTTGGTTTTGTGGAATGCACTGATCTCAGGTTGCTCTCATGGAGGATGCCATGGCGAGGCACTGTCTCTCTTTTGCAGGATGAGGAAGGAAGGTTTTGACATCAATAGGACGACCCTGGCTGCTGTTCTCAAGTCAACAGCAAGCTTGGAGGCAATCAGTGACATAACGCAGGTTCATGCTGTTGCAGAGAAGATAGGGTTCCTTTCTGATTCTCATGTCGTCAATGGTCTTATTGATTCATATTGGAAGTGCAATTGCCTCCATTATGCAAATAGAGTGTTTGAAGAACACAGTTCTGATAACATCATAGCTTTTACATCAATGATCACAGCACTCTCACAGTGTGACCATGGTGAGGATGCAATAAAGTTGTTCATGGAGATGCTAAGGAAGGGTCTCGAGCCAGATCCCTTTGTGCTAAGTAGCCTCCTGAATGCTTGTGCTAGCTTGTCAGCATATGAGCAAGGGAAGCAAGTGCATGCTCACCTGATCAAGAGgaaattcatgacagatgtgTTTGCAGGGAATGCCCTTGTGTACACATACGCAAAGTGCGGGAGCATAGAGGATGCAGATCTGGCCTTCTCTGGACTACCAGAGAAGGGAGTTGTCTCATGGTCTGCAATGATCGGAGGGCTAGCACAACATGGGCATGGGAAGAGAGCATTAGATGTGTTCCGCAGGATGGTTGATGAGCGCATTGCTCCAAACCACATCACTCTGACTAGTGTTCTCTGTGCTTGTAACCATGCAGGGCTTGTTGATGAGGCCAAGCGGTACTTCAGTTCAATGAAGGAGATGTTTGGAATTGACAGGACGGAGGAGCACTACTCGTGCATGATTGATCTTCTTGGGCGTGCCGGTAAACTAGATGATGCAATGGAGCTTGTCAACAGCATGCCGTTTCAAGCCAGTGCCGCAGTTTGGGGGGCACTACTTGCAGCCTCAAGAGTACACCGAGATCCAGAACTGGGAAAGCTGGCAGCTGAAAAGCTCTTCATCCTGGAGCCAGAGAAGTCGGGCACACATGTGTTGCTCGCAAACACGTATGCATCTGCAGGCATGTGGGACGAGGTGGCTAAGGTGAGAAAATTGATGAAAGAGAGTAAGGTCAAGAAGGAGCCTGCCATGAGCTGGGTTGAATTAAAGGACAGGGTGCATACTTTCATTGTGGGTGACAAGAGCCACCCAAGGGCAAGGGACATATACGCAAAGCTAGAAGAACTGGGAGATCTGATGAGCAAAGCTGGTTATGTTCCGAATCTAGAGGTTGATCTCCATGATGTAGACAAGAGCGAAAAGGAGTTGCTTCTTTCTCATCACAGTGAGAGGCTGGCCGTCGCATTTGCGTTGATCAGCACCCCACCTGGAGCGCCCATTAGGGTCAAGAAAAACCTGCGCATATGCAGAGATTGCCACGTCGCATTCAAGATCGTTTCAAAGATCGTTTCAAGGGAGATTATCATCAGAGACATCAACAGGTTCCATCATTTCAGTGATGGGGCATGTTCTTGCGGTGATTACTGGTAA